The Capsicum annuum cultivar UCD-10X-F1 unplaced genomic scaffold, UCD10Xv1.1 ctg77955, whole genome shotgun sequence nucleotide sequence ATTGGTGTGGGGATGCATTAATCAATTTTCTTATCGGATAAACCATTAACCCGTTAAGAACTATCATACTTGTACTTTTACCCctagatatataaaatacatattatatttttataaatccTAAACCTAAAGCCCCATCTAGTATCTACCGTGATGTATTATTATTAGCTAACCAAAGCCCTCTAAATATTCTTCCTTCTTAATTATACTTTCTAACCCTAGTCTGTAAATGTGTAAAGTCTAATTTAGTATTCTGCCTAGAGCAACTCTTTGTTTTGAATTCTCAAATTTCTCCACTGATTTGGAAAAGGAAATGAAAACAAAGATTGTATTTTTAGCTGCTTAgcattaattaaaaatatgtagTGTGTACATATTTCGGGTAAGATAAAAGATGTTTAGGGTAAGTTTTCATTTCTGCAGTCAAATTTCGGGGAATAGCTCGTGAGGGATGATATACTCGATTCTGCTTCTGTAAACCACATAAATTCAACAAGTAGTGTGTCGCTTAGGCATAGTTATAAAGGGGGGTAAATTCAACTACTAGTGTGTCTCCTACGCATTATAAAGGGGGAGCGTTGGTTTTGAGAGGCAAGCAccaagtattattatttattagtacTACTATTTCCTCTGTCACTGTATTTAACACTTCTAATACAGTAAGACAAACTAAGAAGAGaaaattaagtatggggtggcaaataagttttaaaattaaaattggtaACAACTTTGATCAACTTAAgtcaaattctttttaattagtgATTAAATAAATTGGGGTATAAAatgtaactttttaaaatttttaaacttttcaaaagtCCTCCGAATTCCcccttttcttatctttcaatatttcttttttttctttctttctcccgaccttcttcttctaattttttctctctctagttttttctcttcttccatcttctcttctttttttttttctcttttcatttcatttttcttccttttttaatctttatggactattttttaaaaaaaaaaattgagtagtttgaaaagaaatttttttatttcttttaaaaataaatgaagaaataattcaaCAAATTCAGCAACTACCAGAGTTTCTACAATAGTTACGGTAATTGCTacaacaactactattagttgtgTTACAGCAACTATCGAAGTTGCTACAGCAACTTTGACTGTTGCTCCAGCAACTTCGatacttaatttctgaaaaaaagaTGTGGTTAGAGGAGGAGCCCACGAAAAAacgatatttatgataaaaagggaggtggtggtgttggtggtgacgCCGAATGAGAAGGACATTTGTTGAGATATTGATAACGACGATGgtggaggagaaagaagaaaaataggcgaTAGTTATGTAGAGGGAAGAAATAATGGTGAATCTGAAAGAGGTGGCAATGGTAGTGATAGTGGAGGAAGAAGAAGTGGCGGCGGCGACGACAAAAAGGGTGTGGAGGAGAAGTGATGGTGATGGTCTAGGAATCTTTGGGTAAATATGGTGTAGGAATCTGTGTGTAAATATTAAACTTAAGAGTTTTAAAATTAATGGCATTAatactaatcttaaaattgtcactTCTACTCTatatttaagacttgtgtcactcttttttagttttaaaatttttttgccaCCCTTAATTAATTTACCCAACAACTAAGAAGTCCTCTATTTTGTAAGGTGTGTTCATCAGAGGTACCATGGAGGTCCGATACACCACCCGATAATGATTCGATAATTGTTCATCCGTTACAATCCGTTACCGAATCAACCGTTTTCTTATTGGTTGGTTAGTGTAATTGTTCATTCATTACAGTCCGTTACCAAATCAACTGCTATCTTATTTGGTTGGTTAGTGGACCGTTACCGAATCAACCgttatcttattggttggttagtGAATTAGTATATTTTAAAACCAATACAGTTAAGCCAAACCATTAAGCCTAATTATCCGTCCGATACACCCGATACGCACCCCTAAATAAGGAGGAATACAACCAACAAAATAGTGCTGCTGTGATTCTAAATGCTAGTTTGTTGTAATGTAACTGTACAAAATGCGTGGCTGTTGCAACTGTAAGACTTGCACAGGAACTATGCAAGGTTGAACGAGTATGTCATCCCTCACGAGCAATCCCCAGAAATTTGACTGCAGATATGGAAACATACCCTAAACATCTTTGAACTAGACCCTTAGAATTGGCAACAACATTTAGGGCGTAAAATAATTAATCGCGGGAGAGCAGAAGCGTTCTTCTCTCTAATCTCTAATGTATACGTACAAATTCCTGACGATCACCAATTCACTGCTGTAGTTTGTACATAGAGCAATAGTTCCCCGATCAAATACAAGGATGATACAATTATTTTGGTCTGCTTTAGTGTACTAGTTTCTACCTGGTTAACATTATGGTTCAGTGGGAATTCTTTTTGTATCCTGCCTTCTTTAACTGaaattttttggttaaattataCTAACATTTTAGCTACATCTTGATCATCCTACTGAAAGAAATGGTTGTACAAAAAAGATTAAAGCAATTGCCGTGAATTCACCAATTCATACCTTCAAAGGTGAAAATAGTCGCACGACGCCCCCTTCTTGCAATGCCCACTCTCATAAAACTTGCAAACACGTTGTCCATTTGGAGGAGGCCCAGAGTATGCCCTGCCACCAAATGTCTGTCTGCACCACGATGACCCATCCCTTCCAAATCCCAAGTCCCCTACTGGAATAACCCCATCTCCTGGACCACCAGACCTCTCTCCTGAGTATATACACTGGCTTTCAGGCAATGGATTCCCAGTGAAAGGGGAGGTATTCACGTTTGAACGTCCACATGCAGTCACCATGCTGCTACCTTGATTAACATCTGTGAATCCCTGAACCAGTCTACTGCAAATCATGTTTGCAGGTGCTGCACAATAGTCGGTGGTTATAGCTTCCAGACCTGTACTATAGCTGATGACTGAAACTTCAGTTTTCCTCGTGGTAGAGGGTGTAGGTACATTGGACCCAGCTTCACCCTGGGAAAAGCAAACATCAGCTGACTTTGTTTCTCTCTCATTGCAAGAAGATGAAGTCCTGCTAGACCTCTTTAAAGGATCAAAAGCTTCGGCCTGTGATGCCCCCGCTAGTTCATCTGTCAGAGAGGATTGACAAGGTAACTGCATATCTTCAGTGGAGCTCAGAGCATCATTTTTTGCAGGATCAAGTGTGGGACTAAGCTCCTCAAGAAAGCTGAAAAAGTCACTTTTAAACACAGATATTGTCTCCTCACCGCACCTCATGGCTGAGGTTGGTGAACCCATACCACTTTGAGTTTGAGATTCCATTGCATCAACTTCAGCTAATAGGTCTGATACTGATTCCTCATCTAAAATGCTGAACTCTATTGGCTCACCAAAGAGTGCTCGCCAATCAGAAAAGTTTGAGATTTGATGACATGAGGAATTATGATTGAGTTGGTTGGCATCTGAAGTAGGTGTGTCGACATGATCACCCACTGCTTCAGCTGGTTTCAGTGCAGAATCAGAGAAAAGATCAGAGTCCACAGATGGTTTTGCAGCTGGTGAATATCCACCCAATCCACTAGCTAATTCAGGAAGTTGGGGGCCATCAATCACTAGACTAGAAGCACTGCTCCAACTAGGGCCTGAATCCTGAACAGGAAAACTAGAAGTTGAGGAATCTTTGTTTGATGCAGCCTGCCTAACTGGAGCTTCGTCTTCCAATTCTGGTTTAGCACTTGGCAAATCCTGGATATTTGAAGCACAAACTGGAACAGGGCCTGAATCCTGAACAAGAAAACTAGAAGTTAAAGAATCTTTGTTTGATGCAGCCTGCCCAACAGGAGCTTCGTCTTCCAACTCTGGTGTAGGACTGGGCAAATCCTGGATATTTGAAGCACAAACTGGAACAGGGCCTGAATCCTGAACAGGAAAACTAGAAGTTAAAGAATCTTTGTTTGCTGCAGCCTGCCCAACTGGAGCTTCGTCTTCCAATTCTGGTTTAGGACTTGGCAAATCCTGGATATTTGAAGCACAAACTGGAACAATCGAACTCAAAGAAAGTAGCTCTTCAGCAGCCTGAGCTTCAACATCGTCATAGCTAGTTTTTGGAGTTGGGCTGGGGAGATCTGGATAAGTCGTGATACCTTGTTCAAATGAATCAATTGACTTAGTTACTGATGCAAAACTAGATCCAGATTTTACTTTAACTGAAGTTCTATTACTGTTTGAGGATCCCCAGTTCTGTCCGGAAGACTGCCCTAAATGCCTCTGACGGTGAGATTGCATACTATGGCTAAAGCCATCAGATATCTGAGATATTGGGCTTCCACTTGAGTCCCGAACCATATGACCTGTACTGTAGTGAAAATCAACAGTTTTAGGGCATTTTTTCCCATGCAGAGGAGCTCTGTGCACATTTCCATGACTGGATGAAGGTTCTGGGCTGGATGCATGGGGTTTGTCAGAATAAGAATTATTCAAGTCCAAACATTGTGGAGAAGACGAGGACAACCCATCCATTTTCGCAGTCTCAGTGTTACCATTAGAATGGTTATTTCTGATACGGAGGTGCCAAGGTACCTCCCTCCCTCCACATTCTCTCCCTATTCCAGTTGCAGTTGCACACCACCCAACGCTACTGTTAACAGAAGCAGCACCAAGCTTCTTAGACTGGTGTGAAATCTCACCATGCACCTGAGGGGCTTTATGGAACAGCCCTTTTAGTGCATTAGTTAAAAGTACTGAGTCGTCATGCTCATCATTTGTCCATATCCTCATATCAAGTGGGAAAAGCCCCGACGTATTCCATTTCTTCAACTGTGTCACTGAAAATGGTCCTTGTATTTTACCACTAGGGTCACGGTAATGCCAAAGCTTGTCTGTATCACTATTTTTAGTGGATGTTGAGTTCACTGTAGATAAGCTTGTAATTGAAGTTTCAGATGCAGACCTATCCACAACCTGACATTCAGTACCTTGATTCCCTAGCTTCTTCATAATATTTCCATGAGCCTCTCTTTTTTCACTCACTTTAGATAGAACCATGATAGATCCCTCTTTATCtggataaaaaaacaaaaattctaCTTACTTAGATCACAAAGAATCAACTTTTGAAAGACTTGCTGGTACAACCAACCACCTAACCTTTCTTCCATGAAGACATATGCTTGTCTTCCCTTCTACTAAATCTAGCGTATTTTGGCCCCCCATGTTCAACTGCATTACATTAACATCATCAGTA carries:
- the LOC124894840 gene encoding zinc finger CCCH domain-containing protein 44-like isoform X1 gives rise to the protein MEDAAASSVEQQLVGVAVAVVSAGNSNGIGFSEKTKRGRPPRVAVSNAPQLKRHREGEEGEDVCFICFDGGSLVLCDRKGCPKAYHPACIKRDEAFFRSKAKWNCGWHVCSVCQKASHYMCYTCTYSLCKGCTKNADFLCVRRNKGFCSTCMRIIMLIENIDQGIQEMVQVDFDDKSSWEYLFKVYWMYLKEKLSLTQNELIQAKSPWKGSDSVHAKRQRVSHPVAFDGKGIVKSFDHLELKKPKQLLEPPCKAPPITEIQTIAEAEILNGTGCSPQLEQTQPIELDLRRKDSLKKEEASTAVGPSLNGRMEWASKELLEFVAHMKNGDTSALSHFEVQALLLEYIKRNNLRDTHQKSQIICDSRLQSLFGKHRAGHIEMLKLLEFHFLIKEDSQSSTFIPAGIVGNVTSHVEDGVNNDTSFLMNKTKKRKSRRHPEKNFVQVNLDEYAAIDAHNINLIYLRRDLMESLIEDMEKFQSRVIGSVVRIRISGNNQKQDMYRLVHVVGTSKAFVPYKIGDKAADVLLKVLNLNKKEIVPIDSISNQDFSEDECRRLRQIIKCGLVKRLTIGEIQKKAMELRAVKLKDSLEEEIQRLNNLRERASEKGRKKELRECVEKLELLKTPEEHQRRLLAIPEVHADPKMDPNYETDEDAGESDDKKQVEHGGPKYARFSRREDKHMSSWKKDKEGSIMVLSKVSEKREAHGNIMKKLGNQGTECQVVDRSASETSITSLSTVNSTSTKNSDTDKLWHYRDPSGKIQGPFSVTQLKKWNTSGLFPLDMRIWTNDEHDDSVLLTNALKGLFHKAPQVHGEISHQSKKLGAASVNSSVGWCATATGIGRECGGREVPWHLRIRNNHSNGNTETAKMDGLSSSSPQCLDLNNSYSDKPHASSPEPSSSHGNVHRAPLHGKKCPKTVDFHYSTGHMVRDSSGSPISQISDGFSHSMQSHRQRHLGQSSGQNWGSSNSNRTSVKVKSGSSFASVTKSIDSFEQGITTYPDLPSPTPKTSYDDVEAQAAEELLSLSSIVPVCASNIQDLPSPKPELEDEAPVGQAAANKDSLTSSFPVQDSGPVPVCASNIQDLPSPTPELEDEAPVGQAASNKDSLTSSFLVQDSGPVPVCASNIQDLPSAKPELEDEAPVRQAASNKDSSTSSFPVQDSGPSWSSASSLVIDGPQLPELASGLGGYSPAAKPSVDSDLFSDSALKPAEAVGDHVDTPTSDANQLNHNSSCHQISNFSDWRALFGEPIEFSILDEESVSDLLAEVDAMESQTQSGMGSPTSAMRCGEETISVFKSDFFSFLEELSPTLDPAKNDALSSTEDMQLPCQSSLTDELAGASQAEAFDPLKRSSRTSSSCNERETKSADVCFSQGEAGSNVPTPSTTRKTEVSVISYSTGLEAITTDYCAAPANMICSRLVQGFTDVNQGSSMVTACGRSNVNTSPFTGNPLPESQCIYSGERSGGPGDGVIPVGDLGFGRDGSSWCRQTFGGRAYSGPPPNGQRVCKFYESGHCKKGASCDYFHL
- the LOC124894840 gene encoding zinc finger CCCH domain-containing protein 44-like isoform X2 produces the protein MVVRLSYAIARGVRRHIIQLVLSGMRHFSAPKLNGTAVQVDFDDKSSWEYLFKVYWMYLKEKLSLTQNELIQAKSPWKGSDSVHAKRQRVSHPVAFDGKGIVKSFDHLELKKPKQLLEPPCKAPPITEIQTIAEAEILNGTGCSPQLEQTQPIELDLRRKDSLKKEEASTAVGPSLNGRMEWASKELLEFVAHMKNGDTSALSHFEVQALLLEYIKRNNLRDTHQKSQIICDSRLQSLFGKHRAGHIEMLKLLEFHFLIKEDSQSSTFIPAGIVGNVTSHVEDGVNNDTSFLMNKTKKRKSRRHPEKNFVQVNLDEYAAIDAHNINLIYLRRDLMESLIEDMEKFQSRVIGSVVRIRISGNNQKQDMYRLVHVVGTSKAFVPYKIGDKAADVLLKVLNLNKKEIVPIDSISNQDFSEDECRRLRQIIKCGLVKRLTIGEIQKKAMELRAVKLKDSLEEEIQRLNNLRERASEKGRKKELRECVEKLELLKTPEEHQRRLLAIPEVHADPKMDPNYETDEDAGESDDKKQVEHGGPKYARFSRREDKHMSSWKKDKEGSIMVLSKVSEKREAHGNIMKKLGNQGTECQVVDRSASETSITSLSTVNSTSTKNSDTDKLWHYRDPSGKIQGPFSVTQLKKWNTSGLFPLDMRIWTNDEHDDSVLLTNALKGLFHKAPQVHGEISHQSKKLGAASVNSSVGWCATATGIGRECGGREVPWHLRIRNNHSNGNTETAKMDGLSSSSPQCLDLNNSYSDKPHASSPEPSSSHGNVHRAPLHGKKCPKTVDFHYSTGHMVRDSSGSPISQISDGFSHSMQSHRQRHLGQSSGQNWGSSNSNRTSVKVKSGSSFASVTKSIDSFEQGITTYPDLPSPTPKTSYDDVEAQAAEELLSLSSIVPVCASNIQDLPSPKPELEDEAPVGQAAANKDSLTSSFPVQDSGPVPVCASNIQDLPSPTPELEDEAPVGQAASNKDSLTSSFLVQDSGPVPVCASNIQDLPSAKPELEDEAPVRQAASNKDSSTSSFPVQDSGPSWSSASSLVIDGPQLPELASGLGGYSPAAKPSVDSDLFSDSALKPAEAVGDHVDTPTSDANQLNHNSSCHQISNFSDWRALFGEPIEFSILDEESVSDLLAEVDAMESQTQSGMGSPTSAMRCGEETISVFKSDFFSFLEELSPTLDPAKNDALSSTEDMQLPCQSSLTDELAGASQAEAFDPLKRSSRTSSSCNERETKSADVCFSQGEAGSNVPTPSTTRKTEVSVISYSTGLEAITTDYCAAPANMICSRLVQGFTDVNQGSSMVTACGRSNVNTSPFTGNPLPESQCIYSGERSGGPGDGVIPVGDLGFGRDGSSWCRQTFGGRAYSGPPPNGQRVCKFYESGHCKKGASCDYFHL
- the LOC124894840 gene encoding zinc finger CCCH domain-containing protein 44-like isoform X3; translation: MYLKEKLSLTQNELIQAKSPWKGSDSVHAKRQRVSHPVAFDGKGIVKSFDHLELKKPKQLLEPPCKAPPITEIQTIAEAEILNGTGCSPQLEQTQPIELDLRRKDSLKKEEASTAVGPSLNGRMEWASKELLEFVAHMKNGDTSALSHFEVQALLLEYIKRNNLRDTHQKSQIICDSRLQSLFGKHRAGHIEMLKLLEFHFLIKEDSQSSTFIPAGIVGNVTSHVEDGVNNDTSFLMNKTKKRKSRRHPEKNFVQVNLDEYAAIDAHNINLIYLRRDLMESLIEDMEKFQSRVIGSVVRIRISGNNQKQDMYRLVHVVGTSKAFVPYKIGDKAADVLLKVLNLNKKEIVPIDSISNQDFSEDECRRLRQIIKCGLVKRLTIGEIQKKAMELRAVKLKDSLEEEIQRLNNLRERASEKGRKKELRECVEKLELLKTPEEHQRRLLAIPEVHADPKMDPNYETDEDAGESDDKKQVEHGGPKYARFSRREDKHMSSWKKDKEGSIMVLSKVSEKREAHGNIMKKLGNQGTECQVVDRSASETSITSLSTVNSTSTKNSDTDKLWHYRDPSGKIQGPFSVTQLKKWNTSGLFPLDMRIWTNDEHDDSVLLTNALKGLFHKAPQVHGEISHQSKKLGAASVNSSVGWCATATGIGRECGGREVPWHLRIRNNHSNGNTETAKMDGLSSSSPQCLDLNNSYSDKPHASSPEPSSSHGNVHRAPLHGKKCPKTVDFHYSTGHMVRDSSGSPISQISDGFSHSMQSHRQRHLGQSSGQNWGSSNSNRTSVKVKSGSSFASVTKSIDSFEQGITTYPDLPSPTPKTSYDDVEAQAAEELLSLSSIVPVCASNIQDLPSPKPELEDEAPVGQAAANKDSLTSSFPVQDSGPVPVCASNIQDLPSPTPELEDEAPVGQAASNKDSLTSSFLVQDSGPVPVCASNIQDLPSAKPELEDEAPVRQAASNKDSSTSSFPVQDSGPSWSSASSLVIDGPQLPELASGLGGYSPAAKPSVDSDLFSDSALKPAEAVGDHVDTPTSDANQLNHNSSCHQISNFSDWRALFGEPIEFSILDEESVSDLLAEVDAMESQTQSGMGSPTSAMRCGEETISVFKSDFFSFLEELSPTLDPAKNDALSSTEDMQLPCQSSLTDELAGASQAEAFDPLKRSSRTSSSCNERETKSADVCFSQGEAGSNVPTPSTTRKTEVSVISYSTGLEAITTDYCAAPANMICSRLVQGFTDVNQGSSMVTACGRSNVNTSPFTGNPLPESQCIYSGERSGGPGDGVIPVGDLGFGRDGSSWCRQTFGGRAYSGPPPNGQRVCKFYESGHCKKGASCDYFHL